Proteins from a genomic interval of Candidatus Dependentiae bacterium:
- a CDS encoding APC family permease — MSDTNKMSMFTAILVSINIMIGIGIYLMPSYMAQQSGNLSFLGWGLVALIFLPVVYSVAQLTKLFDGVGSFFSYANHSLGRGAGFISGWSYFLGFSATSAMLFLFLRDFLPQQFNITLFNNHPILFNLIFISVFCFLNLLSLKYISKIQSAVTIIKLMPLLFVISLIFFYFNTNNFTFGLQNVSALKFTIPLALFGFWGFEASCGISHLIKGDKNTPSKVILISFLATALIYTLFHLSLLLIMSPENLIEFKTYGFTSFLNIKNEFLRRISSSFISSAILISLLNSIFGIILTNSSNLQSMIENNLFPMSGKLKKLNKNDRPKYVILLTGLTAFVMVTLTSNTIILNSLCNMGLIITFTLLLISLILIQRKRNLKWELIPTFLGFVSLGIATYYSWIKIGATTTERLLFLSPLIIFELAGFALFKINERKKNC; from the coding sequence ATGTCGGATACAAACAAAATGTCTATGTTCACAGCGATCCTTGTAAGTATAAATATTATGATTGGTATAGGAATATATCTTATGCCAAGTTATATGGCTCAACAAAGTGGTAATTTAAGTTTTTTAGGTTGGGGCTTAGTCGCTTTAATTTTTCTACCTGTAGTTTACAGTGTTGCTCAATTAACAAAATTATTTGATGGTGTAGGAAGTTTTTTCAGTTACGCCAATCATAGCTTAGGTCGTGGAGCAGGTTTTATTAGCGGTTGGTCATATTTTTTAGGTTTTTCTGCAACATCTGCAATGTTATTTTTATTCCTACGTGATTTTCTTCCACAACAATTTAATATCACGCTATTTAACAACCATCCAATCTTATTTAACCTGATTTTTATTTCAGTCTTTTGTTTTTTAAATTTATTAAGCCTTAAATATATAAGTAAAATACAAAGTGCTGTAACAATAATCAAACTTATGCCTCTGCTTTTTGTAATATCTTTAATATTCTTTTATTTCAATACAAATAATTTTACATTTGGTTTACAAAATGTAAGTGCATTAAAGTTTACAATTCCTTTGGCACTTTTTGGATTTTGGGGATTTGAGGCTTCTTGCGGTATAAGTCACTTAATAAAAGGTGATAAAAATACACCCTCAAAAGTTATTTTAATAAGTTTTTTAGCAACAGCATTAATTTATACACTTTTTCACTTAAGCTTGCTTTTAATAATGTCTCCGGAAAATTTGATAGAATTTAAAACTTATGGTTTTACAAGTTTTTTAAATATAAAAAATGAATTTTTACGTAGAATTTCATCAAGCTTTATTTCTTCTGCAATTCTTATAAGTCTATTGAATTCAATATTTGGAATAATTTTGACAAACTCTTCGAATTTGCAATCTATGATAGAAAATAATCTTTTTCCAATGTCCGGAAAATTAAAAAAATTAAACAAAAACGACAGACCTAAATATGTAATATTATTAACAGGTTTGACAGCATTTGTTATGGTAACATTAACAAGTAACACAATTATTTTAAACTCTTTGTGTAACATGGGCTTAATTATAACATTTACGCTTTTACTAATATCTTTGATATTAATTCAAAGAAAAAGAAATCTTAAATGGGAACTTATTCCGACATTTTTAGGATTTGTTTCATTGGGAATCGCTACATATTACAGCTGGATAAAAATTGGAGCTACAACAACTGAAAGATTATTGTTCTTATCTCCGTTAATAATTTTTGAATTAGCAGGTTTTGCTTTATTTAAAATTAATGAACGCAAAAAAAATTGTTAA
- a CDS encoding AMP-binding protein, with product MKSFFKKEEQAFQEIKKQFENDGKLVYAGELLKLAYEKYADNIALIDPEKQITYREFYYRAVLFSKKIESCGIKKFDKVIIYSGNSIEYYIAYFAIWQIGAIVVPVNIFLHEKEFLYVVNNCSAKAIFVSDELKSKFDLLPKNEIPSINIVLTDLDIDWDSNVEKNIEFEVKTQESDQLSLILYTSGTTGKPKGVMLSSKNIMTNSLQDYVRLMSTNKRKNERFFSVLPLFHVFAQNTCMWLPVMTGSTMIIVKKIDRKLILNGLKQKPTIFLGFPALFGLLCLLKTAPLDSIRMFISGADAMSDKIRSAFGLVYGRKICAGYGLTEAAPVIAVNHENETLATQYVGYPLIGVECDIRDDIGNSIPAGDIGTLWVKGDNVMMGYYQAPEETEKVLKDGWLNTGDLGSINKDGYLAIKGRIKDLIIHKGFNIYPQEIENVLLSHPKVMQAAVIGKEDPDTGQIPVAFVASKENVDNLESILRDLCASNLASYKIPKKIICLNELPMNATGKIDKKILQNY from the coding sequence TTGAAGAGTTTTTTTAAAAAAGAAGAACAAGCTTTTCAAGAAATAAAAAAGCAATTTGAAAATGATGGTAAGCTTGTTTATGCAGGTGAGTTATTAAAACTTGCATATGAAAAGTATGCTGATAATATTGCACTTATAGATCCGGAAAAACAAATTACTTATAGAGAATTTTACTACAGGGCAGTTCTTTTTAGTAAAAAAATAGAATCTTGCGGAATTAAAAAATTTGATAAAGTGATTATATATTCCGGCAATAGTATTGAGTATTATATTGCCTATTTTGCTATTTGGCAGATAGGAGCTATTGTTGTTCCTGTTAATATTTTTTTACATGAAAAAGAATTTTTGTATGTGGTCAACAATTGTTCTGCTAAAGCTATTTTTGTTTCAGATGAACTTAAATCCAAATTTGATTTATTACCAAAAAATGAAATCCCAAGCATAAATATAGTTTTAACTGATTTGGATATTGACTGGGATTCTAATGTTGAGAAAAACATTGAGTTTGAAGTAAAAACTCAAGAGTCGGATCAATTGTCTTTGATTTTATATACTTCAGGTACAACAGGAAAGCCAAAGGGTGTAATGCTTTCTTCTAAGAACATAATGACCAATAGCTTGCAAGATTATGTAAGATTAATGTCAACGAATAAGCGAAAAAATGAACGGTTTTTTTCAGTTTTACCATTATTTCATGTTTTTGCTCAAAATACTTGCATGTGGCTTCCTGTAATGACCGGTTCTACAATGATTATTGTAAAAAAAATAGATAGAAAGCTTATACTAAATGGACTTAAGCAAAAGCCTACAATATTTTTAGGATTTCCGGCATTATTTGGATTACTTTGTTTATTAAAAACAGCTCCTTTGGATTCTATAAGAATGTTTATATCCGGAGCAGATGCAATGTCAGACAAAATCAGATCTGCATTTGGATTGGTTTATGGTAGAAAGATTTGCGCAGGATACGGTTTAACTGAAGCCGCTCCGGTTATTGCGGTAAATCATGAAAATGAAACGCTAGCTACTCAATATGTTGGATATCCACTTATTGGTGTAGAGTGTGATATAAGAGATGATATTGGTAACAGTATACCTGCAGGTGATATTGGAACTCTTTGGGTTAAAGGCGATAATGTGATGATGGGTTATTATCAGGCACCTGAAGAAACGGAAAAAGTTTTAAAAGATGGTTGGTTGAATACCGGTGATCTTGGATCAATTAATAAAGATGGTTACTTGGCTATTAAAGGTAGAATAAAAGATTTAATTATTCATAAAGGGTTTAATATTTACCCTCAAGAAATAGAAAATGTACTTTTGTCGCATCCTAAGGTTATGCAGGCTGCCGTTATAGGAAAGGAAGATCCCGATACCGGTCAAATTCCTGTTGCTTTTGTTGCGTCAAAAGAAAATGTTGATAATTTGGAGAGTATATTAAGAGATCTATGTGCATCTAATTTGGCAAGCTATAAAATACCCAAAAAAATTATTTGCTTGAATGAATTGCCAATGAATGCTACAGGTAAAATAGATAAAAAAATATTACAGAATTATTAA
- a CDS encoding hemolysin family protein codes for MSILYIEIIVFFFALTFAALFAFLETAFTALRLFKVKELSVKKDKYKSLFDTWEANPQRILITILIANNFAHVLSSVLIAEIMERLFGGVGLMVGVLLATLIILIFGEIIPKTVAKANNETIFNYSLGLIFLLYKILYPVVSMLLGIANFIFAKIGKENIFKKAQDEISEKELRFLIDYSDEKGLIEAEKSEMLQNIFGLGQTLVDEIMVPRVDMILIDANTTLQQAMDLYTKSRFSRIPVYEGNEENIIGIIHQKDVFDIISTNKESKKIVKDILRPVLFVPETQKINQLLSEFLHKRMHMAIIIDEYGTISGLVTLEDVLEEIVGEIRDEHESVRSEFVPMETGGWVVDAKISLEKLSEFLGIAFDTQESNTLAGFLSEKMQHLPKKGERFVYAGYCFQVQQATPRRILQVLVFEEKQEN; via the coding sequence ATGTCGATATTATATATAGAAATCATAGTATTTTTTTTTGCATTAACATTTGCAGCATTATTTGCTTTTTTGGAGACGGCATTTACAGCTCTAAGACTTTTTAAAGTAAAAGAGTTGAGTGTTAAAAAAGATAAATATAAAAGTTTGTTTGATACTTGGGAAGCTAATCCACAAAGAATATTAATTACTATATTAATTGCAAATAATTTTGCGCATGTACTTTCTTCTGTTTTAATTGCCGAAATTATGGAACGCTTATTTGGCGGTGTTGGATTGATGGTTGGTGTGTTATTGGCGACCCTCATAATTTTAATATTTGGCGAAATAATTCCAAAAACCGTTGCTAAGGCAAATAACGAAACAATATTTAATTATTCTTTAGGTTTAATTTTTTTACTTTATAAAATATTGTATCCGGTTGTATCAATGCTTCTTGGAATTGCTAATTTTATATTTGCAAAGATTGGTAAAGAAAATATTTTTAAAAAAGCTCAGGATGAGATATCTGAAAAAGAGCTTAGATTTCTTATTGATTACAGTGATGAAAAAGGTTTAATAGAAGCTGAAAAAAGTGAAATGCTTCAAAATATATTTGGGCTTGGCCAAACTTTGGTTGATGAAATAATGGTGCCAAGAGTCGATATGATATTAATTGATGCAAATACAACTTTACAACAGGCAATGGATCTTTATACAAAAAGTAGATTTTCAAGAATTCCTGTTTATGAAGGTAATGAAGAAAATATTATAGGAATAATACATCAAAAAGATGTCTTTGATATTATTTCAACAAATAAAGAATCAAAAAAAATAGTCAAAGATATTTTAAGACCGGTTTTATTTGTTCCCGAAACTCAAAAAATAAATCAATTGTTAAGTGAGTTTTTGCACAAAAGAATGCACATGGCAATAATTATTGATGAATACGGAACTATTTCCGGACTTGTAACACTTGAAGATGTATTAGAAGAGATTGTAGGTGAAATTCGCGACGAACATGAAAGTGTCAGATCTGAATTTGTTCCTATGGAAACCGGTGGTTGGGTTGTTGATGCAAAAATTAGCTTGGAAAAATTGAGTGAATTTTTAGGTATAGCTTTTGATACACAAGAATCAAATACTCTTGCAGGTTTTTTGTCAGAAAAAATGCAGCATTTACCTAAAAAGGGTGAGCGATTTGTTTATGCCGGATATTGCTTCCAGGTGCAGCAAGCTACACCTAGAAGAATTTTACAAGTTTTAGTTTTTGAAGAAAAACAAGAAAATTAA